One Pseudomonas fluorescens genomic region harbors:
- a CDS encoding virulence factor family protein translates to MIQRSLKYILAALLVLAVIAGGGYWYLKRPAPEPTVEQLKPADGATMTRVIPGTKPKAQVLIAVSDEQKLSEKQLTTLSRSASAQLVQVILPKDCLLQSRALQSGLRELNGPATLVSGIGPGAVLAWRWLAEQKDDKAQAVSVDLALEKPGCTHLLPKSAAHGHWLVAWNDNPDDASAGFVRDQPNAETSISDYDINLPQVLNNELRKILVGGDKANGGLAIPVVEVPAGQANDTVTLFLSGDGGWRDLDRDVAGEMAKIGYPVVGIDTLRYYWQHKSPEQSALDLTELMQHYRQKWGTKRFILTGYSFGADVLPAIYNRLPENEQQRVDAIILLAFARTGSFEIEVEGWLGNAGKEAATGPEMAKLPAAKVVCIYGEEETDESGCTDKTAVGEPVKLPGGHHFDENYPALAKRLVDLIQKRQSKDSVAEE, encoded by the coding sequence ATGATTCAACGCTCCCTGAAGTACATCCTGGCCGCGCTGCTGGTGCTGGCCGTGATTGCCGGCGGCGGTTACTGGTACCTTAAACGCCCGGCACCGGAACCGACCGTCGAACAGCTGAAACCCGCCGATGGCGCGACGATGACCCGTGTCATCCCCGGCACCAAGCCCAAGGCGCAGGTGCTGATCGCCGTAAGCGACGAACAGAAGCTCTCCGAAAAACAACTGACTACGCTGAGCCGCAGCGCCTCGGCGCAACTGGTTCAGGTGATCCTGCCCAAGGACTGCCTGCTGCAGAGCCGCGCCTTGCAATCGGGCCTGCGCGAACTGAACGGCCCGGCCACTTTAGTCAGCGGCATCGGCCCGGGTGCGGTGCTGGCGTGGCGCTGGTTGGCGGAACAGAAAGACGACAAGGCCCAGGCCGTGTCCGTCGATCTGGCCCTGGAAAAACCCGGCTGCACTCACCTGCTGCCGAAATCTGCCGCCCATGGCCATTGGCTCGTCGCCTGGAACGACAACCCGGACGACGCCAGCGCAGGCTTCGTGCGCGACCAACCGAACGCGGAAACCAGCATCAGCGACTACGACATCAATCTGCCGCAAGTACTGAACAACGAACTGCGCAAAATCCTCGTTGGCGGCGACAAGGCCAACGGCGGCCTGGCGATCCCGGTGGTTGAAGTGCCGGCCGGTCAGGCCAACGACACCGTAACCCTGTTCCTTTCCGGCGACGGCGGCTGGCGCGACCTCGACCGCGACGTGGCCGGTGAAATGGCCAAGATCGGCTATCCGGTCGTCGGCATCGACACCCTGCGCTACTACTGGCAGCACAAAAGCCCGGAGCAAAGCGCCCTGGACCTCACCGAACTGATGCAGCACTACCGGCAGAAATGGGGCACCAAGCGCTTCATCCTCACCGGTTACTCGTTCGGCGCTGACGTCTTGCCAGCCATCTACAACCGCCTGCCAGAGAACGAACAGCAGCGCGTCGACGCGATCATCCTGCTCGCCTTCGCCCGCACCGGCAGCTTCGAGATCGAAGTTGAAGGCTGGCTGGGTAACGCCGGCAAAGAAGCCGCCACCGGGCCGGAAATGGCCAAGCTGCCAGCGGCCAAGGTTGTGTGCATTTACGGTGAAGAAGAGACGGATGAGAGTGGCTGCACCGACAAGACTGCCGTCGGCGAACCGGTGAAGCTGCCTGGCGGGCATCACTTTGATGAGAACTACCCGGCGCTGGCCAAGCGTTTGGTGGATCTGATTCAAAAGCGCCAGAGCAAGGACTCGGTGGCGGAAGAGTGA
- the mprF gene encoding bifunctional lysylphosphatidylglycerol flippase/synthetase MprF: protein MRANSSDPQDTVTAEQPIKPERLRLLDRLSKYRQPIGLAVTLLLFAIALIACRHLLAELDLDALHDSILDVPKPALLGALGATVIGFIILLGYEWSASRYAGVNLPPRMLALGGFTAFAIGNAIGLSLLSGGSVRYRLYARLGVGASEVAHMTLFASLSLGCALPPLAALATLSNLPAASQALGLSEVLLGSVAAAVLVLGAILAVGIYRRRLPEQPIPDNLLVKAGRRTLRLPGRRLTLLQLLITALDVAAAATVLYLLLPEAPPFAPFLLVYLLALAAGVLSHVPGGVGVFEAILLAAFADKLGAAPLAAALLLYRLIYVVLPLLVACVLLLINEGQRLFQTQTMRAASGLAAPILAVLVFLSGVVLLFSGATPEIDTRLEHIGFLIPHRLVDASHFGASLIGVLCLLLAQGLRRRLSAAWMLTTILLLVGALLSLLKGFDWEEATLMTLTAALLGVFRRSFYRPSRLTELPFSPLYLVASLCVLGASTWLLLFAYQDVPYSHQLWWQFTLDADAPRGLRSLLGAAVLLLVIALTWLLRTARPVIHLPTRDELDRAAKILMASSQPDGGLALTGDKALLFHPNDEAFLMYARRGRSLVALYDPIGPSQQRAEMIWQFRDLCDIHHARPVFYQVRAENLPYYMDIGLTAIKLGEEARVDLLRFDLEAKGKEMKDLRYTWNRGTRDGLSLEIHEPGQAPMDELKVISDAWLTGKNVREKGFSLGRFSDDYLKHFRIAVIRFEGRPVAFANLLETYNHDLASLDLMRAHPEAPKLTMEFMMVGLIQHYKSHGYARFSLGMVPLSGLQPRRGAPLTQRLGSMVFRRGEQLYNFQGLRRFKDKFQPDWEPRYMAVPAGLDPLVALADTAALIAGGLTGLVKR, encoded by the coding sequence ATGCGCGCCAACTCGTCTGATCCACAAGACACCGTCACAGCGGAACAACCGATCAAACCCGAGCGCCTGCGCTTGCTTGATCGGTTGAGCAAATACCGGCAACCGATCGGTCTGGCGGTCACTTTGTTGCTGTTCGCCATTGCGCTGATTGCCTGCCGTCATCTGCTGGCCGAACTCGATCTCGACGCCTTGCACGACTCGATTCTCGATGTGCCGAAACCCGCCCTCCTCGGCGCGCTCGGCGCGACGGTCATCGGCTTTATTATTCTGTTGGGCTACGAATGGTCGGCCAGCCGTTATGCCGGCGTAAATTTACCGCCACGCATGTTGGCGCTCGGCGGCTTCACCGCGTTTGCAATCGGTAATGCGATTGGCCTGTCGCTGCTGTCGGGCGGTTCGGTTCGCTACCGTCTGTATGCGCGATTGGGCGTCGGTGCGTCGGAAGTTGCGCACATGACCCTGTTCGCCAGCCTCTCGCTGGGCTGCGCCTTGCCGCCGCTGGCTGCGCTGGCCACCTTGAGCAACCTGCCTGCTGCGTCCCAGGCGCTGGGGCTGTCGGAGGTTTTGTTGGGAAGCGTCGCCGCCGCCGTGCTGGTGCTCGGCGCGATTCTGGCAGTCGGCATCTATCGCCGCCGCTTGCCGGAACAACCGATCCCGGACAACCTGCTGGTCAAAGCCGGGCGCCGCACGCTGCGCTTGCCAGGTCGCCGCCTGACGCTCCTGCAACTGCTGATCACCGCACTCGACGTCGCGGCTGCCGCCACCGTGCTGTATTTGCTGCTACCTGAAGCGCCGCCCTTTGCGCCATTCCTGCTGGTCTACCTGTTGGCCCTGGCCGCCGGTGTACTCAGCCATGTGCCGGGCGGCGTCGGCGTGTTCGAAGCGATCCTGCTGGCGGCTTTCGCCGACAAGCTCGGCGCCGCGCCATTGGCCGCCGCCCTGCTGCTGTATCGCCTGATTTATGTGGTGCTGCCGCTGCTGGTGGCTTGTGTCCTGCTGCTGATCAACGAAGGCCAGCGGCTGTTTCAGACCCAGACGATGCGCGCAGCCTCCGGTCTGGCTGCGCCGATTCTGGCGGTGCTGGTGTTCTTGTCCGGCGTGGTGCTGCTGTTTTCCGGCGCCACCCCGGAAATCGACACGCGCTTGGAGCACATCGGTTTTCTGATCCCGCATCGTCTGGTCGACGCGTCGCACTTCGGCGCCAGCCTGATCGGCGTGCTTTGCCTGTTGCTCGCGCAGGGCCTGCGTCGGCGCCTGTCGGCGGCGTGGATGCTGACCACCATTCTGCTGCTGGTCGGCGCCCTGCTCTCGCTGCTTAAAGGTTTCGACTGGGAAGAAGCCACGCTGATGACGCTGACGGCTGCGCTGCTCGGTGTATTCCGCCGTTCGTTCTATCGCCCGAGCCGTCTGACCGAACTGCCTTTCTCGCCGCTGTATCTGGTGGCCAGCCTGTGCGTACTTGGCGCATCGACGTGGCTGCTGCTGTTCGCCTATCAAGACGTGCCGTACAGCCATCAACTGTGGTGGCAGTTCACGCTCGACGCCGACGCGCCACGGGGCCTGCGCTCCCTGCTCGGGGCCGCCGTGCTTTTACTGGTCATCGCCCTGACCTGGCTGCTGCGCACCGCGCGCCCGGTCATTCATCTGCCGACACGTGACGAACTGGATCGCGCAGCCAAAATACTGATGGCCTCATCGCAACCCGACGGCGGCCTTGCCTTGACCGGTGACAAAGCGCTGCTATTTCACCCGAACGACGAGGCCTTTCTCATGTACGCCCGTCGTGGCCGCAGTCTCGTTGCGCTGTACGACCCGATCGGGCCGAGCCAACAACGCGCCGAGATGATCTGGCAGTTCCGCGACCTGTGCGACATCCATCACGCTCGGCCGGTGTTCTACCAAGTGCGCGCGGAGAATCTGCCGTACTACATGGACATCGGCCTGACCGCGATCAAGCTTGGCGAGGAAGCCCGGGTCGATCTGCTGCGCTTTGACCTCGAAGCCAAGGGCAAAGAGATGAAGGATCTGCGCTACACCTGGAACCGAGGCACCCGCGATGGCTTGTCGCTGGAAATCCATGAACCGGGGCAGGCGCCGATGGATGAGCTGAAGGTGATTTCCGATGCCTGGCTGACCGGCAAGAATGTGCGCGAGAAAGGTTTCTCCCTGGGCCGTTTCAGCGACGATTACCTGAAGCATTTCCGCATCGCGGTGATTCGCTTCGAAGGTCGCCCGGTGGCGTTCGCCAATCTGCTCGAGACCTACAACCACGATCTGGCCAGTCTCGACCTGATGCGTGCGCACCCGGAAGCGCCGAAGCTGACCATGGAATTCATGATGGTCGGCCTGATTCAACATTATAAGAGTCACGGATACGCGCGCTTCAGCCTGGGCATGGTGCCGTTGTCGGGGTTGCAACCCCGGCGTGGTGCACCGCTGACCCAGCGACTGGGCTCGATGGTATTCCGCCGTGGTGAGCAGCTGTACAACTTCCAAGGCTTGCGCCGTTTCAAAGACAAATTCCAGCCTGACTGGGAACCTCGTTATATGGCCGTGCCCGCCGGACTCGATCCGCTGGTGGCGCTGGCCGACACTGCTGCCCTGATCGCGGGCGGCTTGACTGGATTGGTGAAACGCTGA
- the dinB gene encoding DNA polymerase IV — translation MTQRKIIHIDCDCFYAAIEMRDDPRLAGKPLAVGGSADRRGVIATCNYEARAYGVRSAMASGHALKLCPDLTIVKPRMDAYREASKEIHTIFTDYTDLIEPLSLDEAYLDVSDSAHFGGSATRIAQDIRRRVSNQLHITVSAGVAPNKFLAKIASDWKKPNGLFVITPDQVEDFVSGLPVSKLHGVGKVTADKLGKLGIVDCQHLREWDRLALVREFGSFGERLWNLARGIDDRLVHNDSRRQSISVENTYDVDLPDLRSCLDKLPELLETLKTRMARIDSSYRPGKPFVKVKFHDFTQTTLEQAGAGRDLGSYQLMLTQAFNRGGKPVRLLGVGVRLEDLRGGFEQMELF, via the coding sequence ATGACTCAGCGAAAAATCATCCACATCGACTGCGATTGTTTCTACGCCGCCATCGAAATGCGCGATGACCCGCGTCTGGCCGGCAAGCCGTTGGCGGTGGGCGGTTCGGCGGACCGGCGCGGGGTTATTGCGACCTGCAATTATGAAGCGCGCGCCTATGGTGTGCGCTCGGCGATGGCCTCTGGGCATGCCTTGAAACTGTGTCCGGACCTGACCATCGTTAAACCGCGGATGGATGCGTACCGTGAAGCATCCAAAGAGATACACACCATCTTCACTGACTACACCGATCTGATCGAGCCGCTGTCACTGGACGAGGCTTATCTCGATGTCTCCGATAGCGCGCATTTCGGCGGCAGCGCCACGCGCATCGCCCAGGACATTCGCCGGCGCGTCTCCAATCAATTGCACATCACCGTTTCTGCTGGCGTTGCACCAAACAAGTTTCTGGCGAAGATCGCGAGTGACTGGAAGAAACCCAATGGCTTGTTCGTGATCACCCCGGATCAGGTCGAAGATTTTGTCAGCGGTTTGCCCGTAAGCAAGTTGCACGGCGTCGGCAAGGTCACCGCTGACAAGCTCGGCAAGCTGGGGATTGTGGATTGCCAGCACCTGCGCGAGTGGGATCGGCTGGCGTTGGTGCGCGAATTCGGCAGTTTCGGCGAGCGCTTGTGGAATCTGGCCCGTGGGATTGATGACCGACTGGTACACAACGACAGTCGTCGTCAGTCGATCAGTGTGGAAAATACCTACGACGTCGATCTGCCCGATCTGCGCAGTTGCCTGGACAAGTTGCCGGAGCTGCTGGAAACTTTGAAAACCCGCATGGCGCGAATCGACAGCAGTTATCGACCGGGCAAGCCGTTCGTCAAAGTGAAATTCCATGATTTCACCCAGACCACATTGGAGCAGGCCGGGGCAGGGCGCGACCTGGGCAGCTATCAGTTGATGCTGACGCAGGCATTCAATCGCGGCGGCAAACCGGTGCGGTTGTTGGGGGTAGGGGTGAGGCTGGAAGATTTGCGCGGCGGGTTTGAGCAGATGGAGTTGTTCTAA
- a CDS encoding proline--tRNA ligase — MRTSQFLLATQKETPSDAVVISHQLMLRAGMIRKLASGLYTWLPMGLRVMRKVEAIVREEMNAAGSLEVLMPSTQPAELWQESGRWEEYGPELLRIKDRHGRDFCAGPTHEEVITDLMRNELSSYKQLPINLYQIQTKFRDEIRPRFGLMRGREFIMKDSYSFHADQASLQVTYDRMHEAYCNIFTRLGLKFRPVEADNGSIGGAGSHEFHVLAESGEDDIVFSNGSDYAANIEKAEAVPRETSRPAPTEELRLVDTPDTKTIAALVEKFNLPIEKTIKTLIVRAEEEGKLIALVIRGDHELNEIKAANQPGVASPLVMATDAELRDAIGAGAGSLGPLNLPLPIIIDRSVEMMSDFGIGANIDDKHYFGVNWERDLPVPTVADLRNVVAGDPSPDGKGTLEIKRGIEVGHIFQLGNKYSKAMKCEVLGENGKPVTLEMGCYGIGVSRVVAAAIEQGNDANGIIWSDTLAPFQIALVPLRYETEQVREATDKLYAELTAAGFEVLLDDRDKKTSPGIKFADMELIGIPHRIVVSDRGLAEGNVEYKSRTEGEAQALPVADVLSFLQARIRR, encoded by the coding sequence ATGCGCACCAGTCAATTTTTGCTCGCCACACAGAAAGAAACGCCTTCCGATGCGGTCGTGATCAGCCATCAGTTGATGCTGCGCGCCGGCATGATCCGCAAACTCGCCTCGGGCCTGTACACCTGGCTGCCCATGGGCCTGCGGGTCATGCGCAAGGTTGAAGCCATCGTTCGCGAAGAGATGAACGCTGCCGGCTCTCTGGAAGTGTTGATGCCGAGCACCCAACCGGCCGAATTGTGGCAGGAATCGGGGCGCTGGGAAGAATACGGCCCTGAGCTGCTGCGCATCAAAGACCGCCACGGTCGTGATTTCTGCGCGGGCCCGACCCACGAAGAAGTGATCACCGATCTGATGCGCAACGAATTGAGCAGCTATAAACAGCTGCCAATCAACCTGTACCAGATCCAGACCAAATTCCGTGACGAAATCCGCCCACGCTTCGGTTTGATGCGCGGCCGCGAATTCATCATGAAGGACTCGTACTCCTTCCACGCCGACCAGGCGTCGCTGCAGGTCACCTATGACCGTATGCACGAAGCCTATTGCAACATTTTTACGCGTCTGGGCCTGAAATTCCGTCCGGTAGAAGCCGACAACGGTTCGATCGGCGGCGCCGGCTCCCATGAATTCCACGTGCTGGCCGAGTCCGGCGAAGACGATATCGTCTTCAGCAACGGCTCCGACTACGCCGCAAACATCGAAAAAGCCGAAGCCGTGCCACGCGAAACCTCGCGTCCTGCACCGACCGAAGAGCTGCGTCTGGTCGACACTCCAGACACCAAAACCATCGCGGCGCTGGTGGAAAAATTCAATCTGCCGATTGAAAAGACCATCAAGACCCTGATCGTGCGCGCCGAAGAAGAAGGCAAGCTGATCGCGCTGGTGATTCGTGGCGATCACGAGCTGAACGAAATCAAGGCTGCGAACCAGCCTGGCGTGGCCAGCCCGCTGGTCATGGCCACCGATGCCGAACTGCGTGACGCGATTGGCGCCGGCGCCGGTTCGCTCGGCCCGCTGAACCTGCCGCTGCCGATCATCATCGACCGTTCGGTCGAGATGATGAGCGACTTCGGCATCGGCGCGAACATCGACGACAAGCATTACTTCGGCGTGAACTGGGAGCGTGATCTGCCAGTTCCGACCGTTGCTGACCTGCGCAATGTCGTCGCTGGCGACCCAAGCCCGGATGGCAAAGGCACTCTGGAAATCAAGCGCGGCATCGAAGTCGGGCACATCTTCCAGCTGGGCAACAAGTACAGCAAAGCGATGAAGTGCGAAGTGCTGGGCGAGAACGGCAAGCCAGTCACCCTTGAAATGGGTTGCTACGGCATCGGCGTATCCCGCGTGGTGGCTGCGGCAATTGAGCAGGGCAACGACGCCAACGGCATCATCTGGAGCGACACCCTCGCGCCTTTCCAGATCGCATTGGTACCGCTGCGCTATGAAACCGAGCAGGTGCGCGAAGCCACCGACAAGCTGTACGCCGAATTGACGGCGGCCGGTTTCGAAGTGCTGCTGGACGATCGCGACAAGAAAACCAGCCCGGGCATCAAGTTTGCGGACATGGAGCTGATCGGCATTCCACACCGGATCGTGGTCAGCGACCGCGGCCTCGCCGAAGGCAACGTGGAATACAAGAGTCGTACCGAAGGCGAGGCGCAAGCATTGCCGGTCGCCGATGTACTGTCTTTCCTGCAGGCCCGTATCCGCCGCTGA
- a CDS encoding AmpG family muropeptide MFS transporter, which produces MPRKTWRAALAAYASPSTLVLLLLGFAAGLPYMLVFSTLSVWLREAGVARETIGYASLIGLAYAFKWVWSPLLDQWRLPLLGKLGRRRSWLVLSQALVILGLIGMGFCDPQKHLSWLIAIAVVVAFASATQDIAVDAYRLEIADDSRQAALAASYMSGYRVAALLATAGALFFAEGFGSTGFNYKHAAWTGTYVLFGALMVPALLTTLFMREPPVPLRTQLQAGRYTFMHQLMSVFVLIVLLVSVPAMFTQLYNTDFAGVLFGDMSPLDLLLEDRAFLRAILYTLLTGLCLSAMGRRGLAPVLTPVNDFILRYRWQALLLLGLIATYRMSDTVMGVMANVFYIDQGFTKDQIASVSKIFGLIMTLVGAGMGGLLIVRFGILPILFIGGVASAATNLLFVMLADMGANLQMLVVTISLDNFSSGLATSAFVAYLSSLTNLKFSATQYALLSSIMLLLPRLMGGYSGVLVEKFGYHSFFLITALLGVPTLLLIALHWFQESRRAGPTPTPEPAPTSAVEES; this is translated from the coding sequence ATGCCCCGTAAAACCTGGCGCGCCGCGCTCGCCGCCTATGCCAGTCCTTCGACGCTCGTGCTGTTGTTGCTCGGTTTCGCTGCCGGCCTGCCGTACATGCTGGTGTTTTCAACGTTGTCGGTATGGCTGCGTGAGGCCGGTGTCGCCCGCGAAACCATCGGTTACGCCAGCCTTATCGGCCTGGCCTACGCGTTCAAATGGGTCTGGTCGCCGCTGCTCGACCAATGGCGCCTGCCCTTGCTGGGCAAGCTCGGCCGACGCCGCTCGTGGTTGGTGCTGTCGCAAGCGCTGGTGATTCTCGGCCTGATCGGCATGGGCTTCTGCGATCCGCAAAAGCACTTGTCCTGGCTGATCGCCATCGCCGTCGTCGTCGCCTTCGCCTCCGCCACTCAGGACATTGCGGTCGACGCCTATCGCCTGGAAATCGCCGACGACAGCCGCCAGGCCGCCCTCGCCGCCAGCTATATGTCCGGTTACCGTGTCGCGGCCCTGCTCGCCACCGCCGGGGCGTTGTTCTTCGCTGAAGGTTTCGGCTCCACCGGTTTCAACTACAAGCACGCAGCGTGGACCGGCACTTACGTGCTGTTCGGTGCATTGATGGTGCCCGCGCTGCTGACGACGCTGTTCATGCGCGAACCGCCGGTGCCGCTGCGCACGCAGTTGCAAGCAGGTCGCTACACGTTCATGCATCAATTGATGTCGGTGTTCGTGCTGATCGTATTGCTGGTGTCAGTGCCGGCCATGTTCACCCAACTGTACAACACCGACTTCGCCGGCGTGCTGTTCGGCGACATGAGTCCGCTGGATCTGCTGCTCGAGGACCGCGCCTTCCTGCGCGCTATCCTCTACACCCTCCTCACCGGCCTGTGTCTCTCAGCCATGGGTCGGCGCGGGCTGGCGCCGGTGCTGACGCCGGTCAATGACTTCATTCTGCGCTACCGCTGGCAGGCATTGCTGCTGCTCGGCCTGATCGCCACCTATCGCATGTCCGACACGGTGATGGGCGTGATGGCCAACGTTTTCTACATCGACCAAGGCTTTACCAAGGATCAGATCGCCAGCGTCAGCAAGATTTTCGGGCTGATCATGACCCTCGTCGGTGCCGGCATGGGTGGACTGTTGATCGTGCGTTTCGGCATCCTGCCGATTCTGTTTATCGGCGGCGTCGCTTCGGCGGCGACCAACCTGCTGTTCGTGATGCTCGCGGACATGGGCGCAAACCTGCAAATGCTGGTGGTGACCATTTCCCTTGATAACTTCAGTTCCGGCCTCGCCACCTCGGCCTTCGTTGCCTACCTGTCGAGCCTGACCAACCTGAAGTTCTCGGCCACGCAGTACGCGTTGCTCAGCTCGATCATGCTCCTGCTGCCACGCTTGATGGGCGGCTATTCCGGAGTCCTGGTAGAGAAGTTCGGCTATCACAGTTTCTTCCTGATCACCGCGCTGCTTGGCGTGCCGACCCTGCTGTTGATCGCCCTGCACTGGTTTCAGGAAAGCCGCCGCGCAGGCCCGACACCTACTCCAGAGCCAGCGCCGACGTCTGCCGTCGAAGAATCGTAA